One window of the Salvelinus fontinalis isolate EN_2023a chromosome 2, ASM2944872v1, whole genome shotgun sequence genome contains the following:
- the LOC129820756 gene encoding protein transport protein Sec24A-like: MSSTDFSSQNGAGGPPYANGPSQNPVALQPPGPVYMAHQTPYNPMQAKGAMPPGPGLYNSGPYQPIPPVSSNQVLPGQPILKRPPMGPQHSMTPPQSASPGPGSRMPPAHATPPPVSANNYQHAPAWQYGGPPPMGAPPSMGAPPPMAVPPLRPVGNHITSSPSLATPQATSAEYHATPSVFHNATQPLGPPTSLQGYTQQGSAPLPMNPMAAPHSYQPGMRAPYGGPPPSVRPTPPTAGPPMGNATPPLGPKTDGHMPTPGNGAQVPNSFDHLEMGPTMAGPLPPQQPGPPTRHMGLSYPSLPPGYQNTSAPPNAATMQHPMQPTTQPYTHPQPYQQPSAGPAQLSPSLSGLSLQSQTPEALRVVNLLQERSLLPPGPVTPPTPCLSQDLQKINCHPEVFRSTLTSIPQTQSLLNKAKLPLGLLLHPFKDLSQLPVVTSSTIVRCRSCRTYINPFVTFLDQRRWKCNLCYRVNDVPEEFMYNPVSRSYGEPHKRPEVQNATLEFIAPSEYMLRPPQPAVYLIVLDVSHNAVETGYLDVVCQSLLENINALPGDSRTKIGFITFDSTIHFYNLQEGLSQPQMLVVSDIEDIFLPTPDSLLVNLNECKELVQDLLKSLPQMFGKTMETQCALGPALQAAFKLLSATGGRVSVFQTQLPSLGVGALKSREDPNQRASAKDIQHLSPATDFYKKLALDCSGQQVAVDLFLLSSQYCDLASLGCISRYSAGSVYYYPSYHQQHNPAGVECFQKDLKRYLTRKIGFEAVMRIRCSKGLSIHTFHGNFFVRSTDLLSLPNVNPDAGFAVQMSIEENLVDMQSVSFQAALLYTSSKGERRIRVHTMCLPVVNSLSDIFAGADVQAITCLLASMAVDRSVTASLSDARDAMTNASIDSLTSFRTSVLTIQQPGLLAPACLRLFPLYILALLKQKAFRTGTSTRLDDRVFAMCQLKYQPLAYVMLMIHPALYRVDDLTDEGALNISERTIPQPRVQQLSVEKLSRDGAFLMDAGSVIYLWIGRNCNPNFLTQVLGLPNYAAVPLNMNMLPELDTAESQRTRAFVGWLREQRPFFPILHVIRDESPLKASFLQNMIEDRTESALSYYEFLLHVQQQISK, encoded by the exons ATGTCAAGTACAGATTTTAGCTCTCAGAATGGGGCAGGAGGACCGCCGTACGCAAATG GTCCCTCACAGAATCCAGTAGCGCTGCAGCCACCCGGACCAGTTTACATGGCCCACCAGACTCCATACAACCCAATGCAAGCCAAGGGTGCTATGCCGCCTGGCCCTGGTCTCTATAACTCCGGTCCCTACCAGCCCATCCCACCAGTCAGCTCTAACCAGGTCCTTCCAGGTCAGCCCATATTAAAAAGGCCTCCTATGGGACCTCAACATTCCATGACCCCACCTCAGTCTGCCAGCCCTGGCCCAGGCTCCAGGATGCCCCCAGCGCATGCCACCCCTCCACCTGTGTCTGCTAACAACTACCAGCACGCCCCAGCCTGGCAGTATGGGGGGCCTCCACCGATGGGAGCTCCTCCATCAATGGGGGCACCGCCTCCTATGGCCGTGCCTCCCCTTAGGCCTGTGGGTAATCACATAACCTCCTCGCCCAGCCTGGCAACCCCCCAGGCCACCTCGGCAGAGTACCACGCAACGCCATCTGTCTTCCACAATGCCACGCAACCCCTGGGGCCTCCCACCTCGCTCCAGGGATACACCCAGCAAG GCTCTGCCCCTCTTCCGATGAACCCCATGGCAGCTCCTCACTCATACCAGCCAGGTATGAGAGCGCCTTACGGCGGCCCTCCACCCTCTGTGAGACCCACCCCACCCACTGCTGGACCCCCCATGGGCAATGCCACCCCTCCCCTTGGCCCCAAGACTGATG GACACATGCCCACACCTGGTAATGGTGCTCAAGTTCCCAACAGCTTTGATCACTTGGAGATGGGCCCTACAATGG CTGGCCCACTCCCGCCCCAGCAGCCAGGCCCCCCTACTCGACACATGGGTCTatcctacccctctctacccccggGGTACCAGAACACCTCGGCACCCCCTAACGCCGCTACCATGCAACATCCCATGCAGCCCACGACGCAGCCTTACACCCATCCTCAGCCATACCAGCAG CCCTCTGCAGGTCCAGCCCAACTGAGCCCCTCCTTGTCTGGTTTGAGTCTGCAGTCCCAGACCCCAGAGGCCCTGAGGGTGGTCAACCTGCTGCAGGAGAGGAGCCTGCTCCCTCCGGGCCCAGTCACCCCTCCTACGCCCTGCCTGTCCCAGGACCTGCAGAAAATCAACTGCCACCCAGA GGTCTTCCGCAGTACCCTGACCAGCATCCCCCAGACCCAGTCTCTGTTAAACAAAGCCAAGCTCCCACTCGGCTTGCTCCTCCATCCCTTCAAAGATCTCTCG CAACTGCCTGTGGTCACCTCTAGCACTATAGTGAGGTGTCGCTCCTGCAGGACGTACATCAACCCCTTCGTGACCTTCCTGGACCAGAGGAGATGGAAGTGTAACCTGTGTTACCGGGTCAACGACG TTCCAGAGGAGTTCATGTACAACCCAGTCAGCAGATCGTATGGCGAGCCACACAAAAGACCTGAGGTCCAGAATGCCACCCTCGAGTTCATTGCACCATCAGAATACATG CTGAGACCCCCCCAGCCTGCTGTTTACCTCATCGTGCTGGACGTATCCCACAATGCGGTGGAAACAGGATACCTAGACGTCGTCTGTCAGTCACTGCTCGAGAACATCAATGC GCTCCCTGGGGACTCGAGGACAAAGATTGGCTTCATCACATTTGACAGCACCATCCACTTCTACAACCTCCAGGAGGGCCTGTCCCAACCACAGATGCTCGTAGTCTCTGACATCGAAG ATATATTTTTACCAACACCAGACAGCCTGTTAGTGAACCTCAATGAATGCAAGGAG CTGGTGCAGGATCTGCTGAAGAGCTTGCCCCAGATGTTTGGCAAGACCATGGAGACCCAGTGTGCTCTAGGCCCAGCCCTGCAGGCAGCGTTCAAGCTGCTGTCGGCCACCGGAGGGCGTGTGTCCGTCTTCCAGACCCAGCTGCCCAGCCTGGGTGTGGGGGCCCTCAAGTCCAGAGAGGACCCCAACCAGAGGGCTTCTGCCAAG GATATCCAGCATCTTTCTCCTGCCACAGACTTCTATAAGAAGCTGGCCCTGGACTGTTCAGGACAGCAGGTGGCTGTGGATCTGTTCCTACTGAGCTCCCAGTACTGTGACCTGGCCTCTTTAG gtTGCATATCCAGGTACTCAGCGGGAAGTGTGTACTACTACCCCTCCTACCACCAGCAGCACAATCCAGCCGGGGTGGAGTGCTTCCAGAAGGATCTCAAGAGGTACCTCACCCGCAAGATCGGCTTCGAGGCTGTCATGAGGATACGCTGCTCTAAAG GTTTGTCCATCCACACGTTCCATGGGAACTTCTTTGTGCGCTCCACGGACCTGCTGTCTCTGCCCAACGTGAACCCAGATGCAGGCTTCGCTGTGCAGATGTCCATTGAAGAGAACCTGGTGGACATGCAGTCGGTCTCCTTCCAGGCTGCTTTGCTCTACACGTCCAGCAAAG GAGAGCGACGAATCAGAGTCCACACCATGTGTTTGCCTGTTGTCAACTCCCTATCCGACATCTTCGCTGGGGCTGATGTCCAGGCCATCACTTGTCTGCTGGCTAGCATGG CTGTGGATCGCTCAGTGACGGCCAGTTTGAGTGACGCCAGGGACGCGATGACCAACGCGTCCATCGACTCTCTGACGTCCTTCCGCACCTCTGTACTCACCATCCAGCAGCCTGGCCTCCTGGCCCCCGCTTGCCTCAGACTGTTCCCCCTCTACATCCTCGCCCTGCTCAAACAG AAAGCCTTCCGAACGGGTACAAGCACCAGGCTGGACGACCGTGTGTTTGCCATGTGTCAGCTGAAGTACCAGCCCCTGGCTTACGTCATGCTGATGATCCACCCAGCGCTGTACCGCGTGGACGATCTGACTGATGAG GGAGCCCTGAACATCAGTGAGCGCACCATCCCCCAGCCCAGAGTCCAGCAGTTGTCTGTGGAGAAGCTGAGCAGAGATGGGGCCTTCCTTATGGATGCTGGCTCG GTGATCTATCTCTGGATTGGAAGAAACTGCAACCCCAACTTCCTCACTCAAGTCCTGGGGCTCCCAAACTACGCTGCTGTGCCTCTGAACATG AACATGCTCCCAGAGTTGGACACTGCAGAGTCCCAGAGAACCAGAGCGTTCGTTGGCTGGTTGAGGGAACAGAGGCCCTTCTTCCCCATCCTGCATGTCATCAG GGATGAGAGCCCACTGAAAGCCAGCTTCTTGCAGAACATGATAGAGGATCGGACAGAGTCGGCCTTGTCGTACTATGAGTTTTTACTCCACGTCCAACAGCAAATCTCCAAGTAA